A genomic segment from Aegilops tauschii subsp. strangulata cultivar AL8/78 chromosome 1, Aet v6.0, whole genome shotgun sequence encodes:
- the LOC120966241 gene encoding protein RADIALIS-like 3 — protein sequence MASLSMSAAGRAGWTPQQNKLFEQALAVHDRDTPDRWHNVARAVGGGKSADDVKRYYELLVHDIARIEAGKVAFPAYRSPCPGLGHNAGYEADRLKHLKI from the exons ATGGCGTCGCTGTCAATGAGCGCGGCCGGGAGAGCTGGGTGGACGCCGCAGCAGAACAAGCTGTTCGAGCAGGCACTGGCAGTGCACGACCGGGACACGCCCGACCGCTGGCACAACGTCGCTCGTGCCGTTGGTGGCGGCAAGTCGGCCGACGATGTCAAACGCTACTACGAGCTGCTCGTCcacgacatcgcccgcatcgagGCCGGCAAGGTGGCCTTCCCCGCCTACCGTTCCCCCTGCCCAGGCCTCGGCCACAACGCCGGCTACGAGGCCGACAG GTTGAAGCACTTGAAGATCTAG
- the LOC109740159 gene encoding protein RADIALIS-like 3 has protein sequence MEICKNKLFEQALAVHDRDTPDRWHNIARAVGGGKSADDVRHYYELLVHDIARIEAGKVPFPAYRPPCPGPGHNGSYEADRLKHLKI, from the exons ATGGAGATTTGTAAG AACAAGCTGTTCGAGCAGGCGCTGGCGGTGCATGACAGGGACACGCCCGACCGCTGGCACAACATTGCCCGTGCTGTCGGCGGCGGCAAGTCGGCGGATGACGTCAGGCACTACTACGAGCTGCTCGTCCACGATATTGCCCGGATCGAGGCCGGCAAGGTGCCTTTCCCCGCCTACCGTCCCCCATGCCCCGGCCCCGGTCACAACGGCAGCTACGAGGCCGACAG GTTGAAGCACTTGAAGATCTAG